CTTATCCACTTCATTCttcagactttcgttgatcttcagtacaccttgaagttccaacacttggggttcaaacctatcgatgattctcttgaattggatcacttgattataagcaacaatcaactcttcatcctttgcataagtagcgaaacgaagctgagaaactgcaaacttaagatcttgaatctgaggtatgtaacatccaatctctttctctgcactttcatacttaacttggatcacgTCAAgcttagtcttcaagtcaacaatATTTTAGCaagcggtctcaagctgcaaAGAAGTGAGGGCAGAAATACTAGACCCCTTCAAAGTAACGAGCTCAGAATCTAGCCTCTTGATCTCCTCGGTcgaggaataagcttcagctgccatAGTCTTCGCCACCTTCTTGGCAACCTTGCTATATCTACATTATAGCAAGCAGCGCAGTCGctctatattgggtcgtatgcttcgcaaatgAATTTGGGCAAATAAACCTTTCTAAACGCCATCAACAATCTTGGCACAAACGTCCATATTTTCAAGCAGATCTGGTTTCAAGAGTACACAGATCTCAGCAACCTTCCCAtaagcaggcttagtggatttctcacagctgcccatGCAAGCAGTCTCCTTCTTCCcagcaggcgaatcagtctcagcagcaaagggagtgGGCCttagcgccactttagcagcagagtccaccttattaCTCTTCATAATAACAAGCATCTCCAAAGATGAACCGGACTTGGTTCCCAACGAATGtcttggtacagacttcggcactagGGGCATAATATAACCTTTACGCTGAGGAATACTATCAATAATCATATAAGCCATTCTCGACATGGTAGgtgccacatgctcagatccagcagccttatttttcttcccattggaagaagtcatgtcaatcacatgaCTCTCGGCAGCAGGTGGACCCTCACAAGCAGTGGAGGAAGTCTTTAGTTTTCTCAACCAACATCTTTTGAGCAGgaggggaagatctcttctttccaccttcattcataatAGGCTCCACAACAGCGTTCAGACTAACCAATGCATCCACCACGATCTTTTTTACCTTCTCTCTTGggagcagcccacctttctctaagaaaaagacaaggaaaattaaaattttcttactTCGGTGCAGTgcaaagaagacgaagaaaacaACGAAAGACAGTTCTTTGCAcgagcaagatgtagaagattgctagaggatggggaacaaatatcctctaagctctctctctctctctcttgtagggtagaataaattgctctccaaagttgatttaataacccacttaaggtgaacttaaataggttttgagaaaaatttatttcccttccctagaatgatctaatttccaattaaagagggaattaacatcaaaataggaaacaatcttatgtttcctcgagcaagaagatctctacacctgttgccaTTTCCTGCGAACAGCCCAACAGGtgtaggggcatttgtggagccaaaaataataaaGAGGCAACatatggatttttgggtaaaaaagacAAACTTACCCTCAAGGCAcatcgggattcctacgcgcgagcaatggacaatcatccctcaatcaagtcaaaggtgcccaaaataggtaacaaattcaaagttatttcatccatcctcatcctttaTTTTCCACAAGGaaattatttcataaccttcaaaacattccatatgaattgagttaattggctaattaatggatttattcctaattaatccattaattaccaattaaatcaccaatttcACACAAAAATACCCCAAAGGGCCAGCCACctacgctccaacaatccaatgtcttgaatggcaagcacgtccaagggtcctccttctccttctttgcTGCGACACAAGGGTTGTGAGAATGGATGAGTGGtgaattatggtgaagggtggaacggctgaaaagaagagagaatagCCCTAAAAGGTGCGGCACTATGTATTTATAGGGGAAAAGGcacagttttgatgtgttttagggAAAGAAATAACTTAGCTATTTTGCCCTATAATTAAAAGTcagaaatcaatggaaaataggCAAGTAATgtgcaggaattaaagagaataGGAAAGGAAATTCGGCAAAGAGTGTAGGAcagatttaggaatgtgttttgaggcacaaaataggtaagaatccTCTCCCCTTGTGCGGCAAgaattgaaacaaaagggaatgtaattttgggtcagaaaatagttAAGAAAGAGGGATATGTGCGGAAAAAGGGAGGATCAAAATAGGAATGTGGTTTTAAGAACATAAAATTGGAAAGGGGAAGATGTTTTGTGCGGCAAGGAAGGATCAAATCATAGAGAGGTGCGGCATGGACTTTTAGGGCATGTTTAGGACTTCTAGAACAAGTTATTAGGTGTCCTAACATGTTTTGGAAACTCCTTTGTAGCTGGAACTTAAGGACATTTAGGATtagaaaggtcaaaccaaaataggaaaccttaacttaactttcctacttcaagtaggaatcctcattcttctaggaatccttattcaactaggaatccttcttcaactaggaatcctagCATCTtcaggtcttcaatttcgtccatttcttttgctccaagcatatgctatcaattccaagcccaattttgctccaaaatgcacttctttgccactttaaccctttggacctacaaacatacgaaaatagcttaaaatactaaaataactacgtactaacaacataaatgccaagaaacaagctaactaagtcgcataaatatgcttctatcaaattcccccacacttagctttttctagtcctcgagcaaaacgaaacaaacaaaacaaaacaaagtaaaacctagaccttccaacaattgtcttagggatttccaatgcatatGACATGCTAAAAATCATTACTTACACATATTTTAgtcatccttaccctcgagcacatacttaatcatagtcaccattcactagctcgcatttaatccattaaaacaacattttgaatgtagtaacatgccttagagaattccctcaattccttactagatatgcactcaaatttcactcagattttctgactacacaccctacactaggtatatgtgaaaagattgatgtaaacatgaaaactagtactcacatatgttatagcaaagaaagcacttttatgtaattattaatgcatgtatatatatgatctcatgaacggaatgctactacttagaagcAAGAACCAAGGATATCATAttctcataccaattccaaactccacatattgaaacacataacactcaagatggaAGTCAAGGGTTATAATGGGGttaagggtaatggctaacaaagaaaggatagggataacaaacgttcttaaagaaatagtaagcaaagcaatgaaatcacACTTAGAAGTCTCTCTTGAATGCAGCAATCTATTTTGAACAAAAAGGGAAGTTTTACACATTTTAGGGTcagattcaatgttttggatcatttcttcaacaatcaacaCTTTTGAACTCATTCTTACTccttttcaaactctttttctttcttttctttcttttcacacgttttctcatcttttcttttgttttcaaatgaAAAACGTACAATtgagcttaaaacaaccaatccttcccccacacttgtttttttgCATAAtgtagatcaaaaggaattcattttaagtcatgcttcactatcATTTAAGAATAAGGGTTTGGACAGTCCtatactaggctaggtaaggataatgtggcttaacaaagaacataggctaaacaaggctcaaagggtcccattttctctaaaatcctagttccaacactcttgcaaaactccaaaaaactctctaaacacttttctctctaaattctaactttggcattggaggaTCTTCggccaacccccccccccccaattcattgTGGGCtcatgaggcttttggccttaaccaaaggtgttagttgttttgtaggtgcaattttgtccaagatgaaggaggaagaaatttgcatccacaagtgCGATGTTGACGGGAAGGAAGGAATGGGTGGGGGTTGCGGTCTAGGGTTtcagattttatttttgttttaaagttttaaaataatataaccacacttttttaaaatgagttatatatttttttttccacgtgGCACATATATTGTGTGACTAATGACGTCCATATAGGCTGATAACAGAGAAACTAAGAAAAATTATGATGGATGtgtgaaattgaaatgaaacaTAAGCAAATGTAcgtaattgaaatgttttaaagatgttgtatgaggttgtaattcaCTCCAAACTTGAGAAGGCAAAATGTAATaccattttcaatttcagactTTATTGTTGGGCCGGACCCAAAAACATCAAGACCAGGGCCTACCAAAGAAATTATCGACTTCCCTTATTAGAGAATCCAAATAGAATTTCGGGGAAATATTTGAAATCAAAAGCCAGCTTCTGCCCACTgccattcaaaattaaaaagcgCACTTTTTTCcagttcaaaaatcaaaatcccGTGTTATTGtttaacaaaaatatttattaaaaagaaaaaacccgTGCGTTGCCAGCCAATTGCCAAACAAGGCCAGTGCCAATCCAACGGCCCACTTCGACAAAAAAAATCGAACGGCCCACATGTCTCCTTCTCCCAACGCAATTATCGCTCCACTACCCCAAAAATAACACCCCACGCTTTCTCCTCAAACCTCAAATCTCTCCTCTCCTTCCCCAAACCAAAAATCAGAGAGTCCCTCTCAGATCTCCAGATCCAATCCTTCGCCGACCTCCGAAGCTCGAACCAACAATGGCGGCAACCACCCCCTCCCCCCGCGAAGAGAACGTCTACATGGCCAAGCTCGCCGAGCAAGCCGAGCGCTACGAGGAGATGGTCGAGTTCGTCGAGAAGGTCTCCGCCTCCGCCGAGAAAGAGGAGCTCACCGTCGAGGAGCGCAACCTCCTCTCCGTCGCCTACAAGAACGTCATCGGCGCCCGCCGTGCCTCCTGGCGCATCATCTCCTCCATCGAGCAGAAGGAGGAGAGCCGCGGCAACGACGACCACGTCGCCTTGATCCGCGACTACCGATCCAAGATCGAGACCGAGCTCTCCAACATCTGCGACGGCATTCTCAAGCTCCTCGACTCCAGGCTCATCCCCTCCGCCTGCGCCGGCGACTCCAAGGTCTTTTATCTCAAGATGAAGGGCGATTACCACCGTTATCTTGCCGAGTTCAAGACCGGCGCTGAGCGCAAGGAGGCCGCCGAAAGCACCCTCTCCGCCTACAAGGCCGCTCAGGTATCAAATTGGCTTAgcttttcccaatttttttgaGTTAGGGTTTCATTTTCGAATATAATTAATTTCACGCTCTTTCAATCTTATGCATAATCTTGtcataaaattaaacatatGGTTAGTTCAGATGGAACGAATAGATCGAATTTCGTGCAGATTTATCTAATTGTTTTTGTAAATACCAAATTGTGTATTAATCTCAACtgatcattttgtatgcaacaTCTTTAATGGATTGGATTGGTAGACATTCTGGTTAGTTACGATGAACAAATAGATTGAATTGAGTGCATACAAATATGGATTCAATGCTTGTACCTTCGATTATAAGTGATGTATTGGTTATTGCTTTGATTGTAAATTGGATGCTTTGTGTTTTTAGGACATTGCCAATGCCGAACTGGCGCCAACGCATCCAATCCGCCTGGGGTTGGCTCTCAACTTCTCTGTGTTTTACTATGAGATTCTGAACTCTCCTGACCGCGCCTGCAGTCTCGCCAAACAGGTGAATTGGCTTTTGACTATACCACCATGTTGAATACGCTAAAGATTTAGAaacttatacattttttttaactttgcaTTTGATTCCGCAACTTCCACCAGGCTTTTGATGAGGCGATCGCAGAGTTGGACACTCTCGGAGAGGAGTCATACAAGGACAGCACTTTGATAATGCAACTTCTCCGTGATAACCTCACCCTGTGGACCTCTGACATGCAGGTATTCATAGGGATCATGTTGATCCTCTCCCTTCTATCTACCTGTTCTTGTTTGTAATTACAAATACTCATTTCAAATTGTACATGCTTTTGTTTCAGGACGATGGGGCTGATGAGATTAAAGAAGCAGCGCCCAAGCCCACCGAGGAACCAAAACAGTGACAACATCCATGACTAGAAATGAGGGTTGAGCTTCTCCTCTATATGTTTTTGATAGGAGAAGGTAAATCCTGGCTAGTTCGAGTCCTTGATTCTAGGCATTCTTGTCTTTCGATTTCTATGGTTGACAAACCCGGTCTTTtcgttttctttatttattttcttcgtTTTAATTAGTTTGTTTTTCTGGATTCTGTGTTTTCGAATTGGAATTTGAAATATCTGGCTTGAATATCCGGTCTTGTTTGATTAATATCCCACATAATTATACTTTTTATCGCCATTTTCTGGGTTATGATTTGTAGTTAGTTCTTCATGGAGACTGGTCTTGATCAACTTTTATATAACTTTTATAAAAGGTGCATGTGAGTACATGATTGTGAAGGGATTTTTCCCCTTTTTCCTGTTTGATTGGATACAACACATTCATCGATACCTTTCGGTACTATCCACAAATTTTAAGGTTCCTATAAAGTTAGGCCAATTAATGATTTTGATCCCTGTGGTTTGTGTCAAGTTGCATTTTAGTCCACATGGTTTTAATTTTCATGATTTAACTCATGTAGTTTACTTTTACTACAGAGAGTAATTTAAGGCATGAGTGGTTAAGTGACACACGACCCTATCATTCTCTTGTTAATGGCAAACGGACCGGAAGTGAAATGAGACCTAAATTACTAGAAACGAAGAGATTTGTTATCGGTGCTCTAAAAAATGTGCAGTTGAAGgacgatttttttttaaatgtagaCGAACCTAAATTTTTATCCAATTTTAAAATTCCAGTTTTACCTGCGAGTTAAAGACATATCATATCAGTATGATATCATATCAGTAtgtggttggagatggtttggaAGGGTTTTAAAGCTTTATCTTATGTGTTGGTAAtaattttaatgtaaataatattgtttgttcaaaaaaaaaaaatacaatcaatTGAATTAATCGTATAAGATCATGGATATGTTTATTAATCTTATCGTAATTGATACGtatcttaggccatctccaactgatgTCTGGTCTGAGGGtt
Above is a window of Malus sylvestris chromosome 15, drMalSylv7.2, whole genome shotgun sequence DNA encoding:
- the LOC126602128 gene encoding 14-3-3-like protein, coding for MAATTPSPREENVYMAKLAEQAERYEEMVEFVEKVSASAEKEELTVEERNLLSVAYKNVIGARRASWRIISSIEQKEESRGNDDHVALIRDYRSKIETELSNICDGILKLLDSRLIPSACAGDSKVFYLKMKGDYHRYLAEFKTGAERKEAAESTLSAYKAAQDIANAELAPTHPIRLGLALNFSVFYYEILNSPDRACSLAKQAFDEAIAELDTLGEESYKDSTLIMQLLRDNLTLWTSDMQDDGADEIKEAAPKPTEEPKQ